The Pseudomonadota bacterium genome includes the window TTGTAGCTGTTCCAGAAGGTAGCTGTGCAGATGAACAATATGTTCGTGAATTTGAAACTTTTACATCTGACCTTAACGCGTTAACTCAATGGTTAAAAGTAGCGCAGCCCCGCACAAGCGTGGCAGACATCAGGAACTAACTTAAAGTATTCTGTAGCCTCGGAACGTCGCCCCGGTCGGGATGACGGACGTGTTGGTTTTACTGAACGGCCTTGAATGCCACAAAATGCCCCTTTCGTGCATTAAAAATCTGTGCTAGACTACCGCCCAAGTTTAACCAGGCAAACCCAAGGATAAAAGAGGAGGGGTTCTGTTATGCGATTTTCGTGGGCTTCGATTTTAGCTCCAACATTTATGCTCTCCGTTGTGGGATATTTTGCATACCATATGGTTGTCGGTAATCATGGGCTGAAGGCGTGGTCAGCTGTTGAGCAACAACTTGAAACTTCAAAGATTCAATTGGCAAGACTGCAAGCACAACAAGAAAAACTTGCGCACAAAGTAGCGC containing:
- a CDS encoding septum formation initiator family protein, which produces MRFSWASILAPTFMLSVVGYFAYHMVVGNHGLKAWSAVEQQLETSKIQLARLQAQQEKLAHKVALLRPDSLCPDLLEEQARKILGVASPNEIVVLRPEDVR